tctacaATCAAATCCAACAAAGTAACAAagatattcaatttataatataacataccataatattcataaaatgataaacaaTATCTAAAAATTATAAGTAATGCTAATATTAATAGGTTCTTAATGGGTTAAGTGGGGTTGATCTATATGAGTTTTAACAGGTTAACTAACccattaataattcaaaatatgttAAGATTAAATGCAAACTCATTATTTGAAAAGATTAAATGCAAACTCATTATTTTCATGCctaattttgtgtgtgtttacGGATACTatccaaaaatgatcatgtctaATTACACAACACACTAGGCTGAATgtgattttttcatataaaagaaaaacgaaaacaaaaacaaaatcaaaatcaaaacattTCATTGTCTCTAAACACATGGCCAcatattgttttattaattatggtTGCCAAGCCTTTGGTCCAGCAGCCCAACATATTTGATGTCTTTCCTAATCAAACTCGCTTTCTAATAGTTGTCCAAGTTACGTTGCTATGGGGGAGAAAACCTTTATAAGCCTAAATTCTGTCTTTTGGCCTAACCCATCATTTTAGGAATGTGAGATTTATTGAGAGAGCTTTGATTGATCGGAGGTGATAAAGATTCTTTATGGAGTTGTGCACAACAAGTAAGGGGTGGGAACTTAAGAATTGACGGGGCGACACACGATTGATCTTCTTCAGCAGCTCTTGGGCAAAATGTTATGGGAACTTAGGGTATATTTGGTTCGCACATAGGAATTAGAatcagaatgagaatcaaatacttagtgaTGATAATGACTAATGAGttttggtaaagtattttgtatgtttggtagtagggtggaattagaataattaataatattgatatttggttatgtataaccatataatggaaataaatgttttaaaaatacaaaaacaaaaagtaaggcAATCGATCCTAATacaatgacatccaaagcaccaatatgaacataaaaaaaaaaaatcaaagtactaattcaaatttaaaaattaaattaccaataagatggaatgatattagggaatgtttttttttttttttttttttaatagggaATGACGTTTTTAATTGGAGGAataatcaaatcccaaaattgtgttttaaaaagttgtcaatcaaacattactatgattttgattcttattcctagtgtgtaaacacatgaaccaaacactaaatattattttgacgTAAGTTAGAAAACCTAGTGTATCAAAGAAAACCTTCATTACCACAATAACTATATTGTGATGGAAAattgtattaaatttaaaattttcaaagaaaataagtgaacaaaaatgaattaatttgaCCAACAAAATAGGCAAATTTCATAAATGATagatactctatatatatataaaaattccaATGTGAAACTAACTTGAAATGGTTAAAGACAATGAATTAGTATTGATCAATACAAGAtataaaatggaattaaaaatatataagttttaaaACTAcgtttaaaaaagaaaatctaaGAAAACCTTCATTACCACAATAACTATATTGTGATGGAAAattgtattaaatttaaaattttcaaagaaaataagtgaacaaaaatgaattaatttgaCCAACAAAATAGGCAAATTTCATAAATGATagatactctatatatatataaaaattccaATGTGAAACTAACTTGAAATGGTTAAAGACAATGAATTAGTATTGATCAATACAAGAtataaaatggaattaaaaatatataagttttaaaACTAcgtttaaaaaagaaaatctaaGAAATAAGCGCTTGAATGAGGTAAATTGAGTTTTACTATGGTTTAGAATAGGTAAATAATACTGTactttttaaagtataaatTGGCTGGTACCAGGGNTATAAGTTTTAAAACTAcgtttaaaaaagaaaatctaaGAAATAAGCGCTTGAATGAGGTAAATTGAGTTTTACTATGGTTTAGAATAGGTAAATAATACTGTactttttaaagtataaatTGGCTGGTACCAGGGGTAGAGAGGTAAATTCCGCGTCTCGCGTCTGGCTCGGGGTGTTAGAAAAATTGGCCCATGCAGGTCTCGAACCTgcgaccttcgcgttattagcacgacgctctaaccaactgagctaataggCCATTGATTTTTAGTCTGAACAATTTCTTTCATAAACAGAAATATAGTGTTGGGCTTTTAAGGGCCCAACAATAGCAGTCTGACAAATTTTGGTTTCCGCCTCTCCATTTCCGCCTGATCCATTCGTCGTCTTCCTCCTACTTCCTAAGTTGCATCGACGATGCATTACTGACCAGCAACAATACTATACTATTACACTACAAATTTCAAAGTCTTTCTGCAATTCCCTATTGTCTGTCTTTACTTTCTGTTCTGTCCAAAGCCATGAATTCGTCGATCTCACTCCGAGCTCCTCAAAACCAGTTCTTATATGGTAATGTTTGCTGTCACCACTTTGTAATTTATGCTTCTTCATTTTCTATAGTGAACTCtggattatttatttaattgcaatctGATATGCGTCAATGTTTGTGGATGAAACTTTCTGTTTTGTTGATATTGTTTGAAACAAAAATTGCAGAACATGTTGATCAAGTATTCAAGTGTAGTTTCCTTAATAATTTGAGTTTAACTATCGCATTTCTCGTGAATCAAAGGTTTcagcatgattttttttttttttttttttttttttttttgtgaaatacTTTTAGAAGGTTGTGTTAATCCTGAGGAAGTATTCAATCAGAGCATAAATATAACTGAAATAAACTAaaacaatacacagaatactacTGCTTAACATCAGGATCGTTTATCAGTTTTTATGATGTGATGCTAGGTACTCGGTTGATGCAAGCGGAACAATGCCTTAGTTCCAGTAGAGTGGTTTTCATTCCGACCTCCCAGCAGAGGGCAAAACCTTTGAAGTTTAGATCTCTTGCGGTGAAAGCTAGGTATAACTAGAAGTTGCAATGCATTATGCTTTGTGCCCTTGCTTGACTATATTTTTCGAAATTTAAGTAACATGGTTTTGCTTGGGGAAGATTATCTGTTAGATTTGTGCATGAAGAAGGATATCAATTACCCAATTGCAAGATATGTTATTGAAACTATAACTATTGTTCCCAGCATTGGTATGGAGTGCATAAGTTGGAAATGCCTGAGGTACTCTTTGATAGACACTATTAGGCAATCGCATTTTTTCATGCCATAGTAATTTTAAATGCCTGACAGAGGAAGAACATTAAGCTTTGAATCTGCGCACATATTATTGATACTAAAAAACAGCAAAAATTTCCTGGTACAGAACTGGGctgaatatgatttttttttctcatgatGTGTTGTGTTTAGCGACTGGTGGTGTATCATTGAAATGTTATTTCTGTATAATATTAGGACCCCCTTTTTGAGCTTTTAAGAACTGCTATATTGAAGAGGtagaaaacaataaaaatttatgcTTGTCCAAGACATTTATATGTAACAAAGGAAACTTTCTGTTCTTagatgttaatttttttttctttccattttcttttcttggcaCTATTTGGTTTGTAGCAAGCTGCTTCATTTCCATGTTTTTCTCCTTCTTTCTGTTAACCTGCTTTTAAACGTGGAGCAGTGTTGATGGAGGAAGATCAAATGGTGCAGCCAGTTTCGTAGGTGGTTTTGTGCTTGGTGGGATTATAGCTGGAGCACTAGGTTGCATATATGCACCACAGGTAGATGATAAGTATTTATTCTGCTTGTTTTGAATGGATTAGGTTTTCTCATAGATCCCCCAAAATCTGAACTATTATTGAGTGCATCCCATTTAAGGAATGTCAAAGTACATCTTGCTAAAGAGAAGTAAAAGAATCCAATTAATCATGATCATTTAGGTCCTAGGGTTATGCTTGAAATCTTAATTTAGCATGAATTACCCTCAGGGGTTCAACTGACAATCTTCAATACTTCTGCAGATTTGTCATTTGTGTCAATGTGCTAGCATCATAAAATATGTGTAATACTTGCCTTTTTTTTTCAAGAGATGTTACGTCTTACTTTTAAGTATGGAGTAGTTAATGTGCTcatgttattttaattattttaatatgcaTTAGACCTGCTTCCATAGTCAATATATTCTGGAGGTTTATTGATATtgtgtaggtttttttttttttccatgtcagcaatttgataaattatgtCACATATTGATGCCATATATCCTTGCAGATAAGCAAGGTGCTAGCAGGAGCTGAAATTCCTGACAAAAAAGATTTGATGAGAAAGCTGCCAAAGTTTATATATGATGAGGAGAAAGCTCTGGAGGTAATAACTATGCACTTGCTCCTTAGATACCTATTCATATGTAAAGCATCTTGATGTTGAGTTGCCACTTGTTGCAGTCATCTGTCACCTAAAAAAGGCAGTATTTGTGTTGATTTTGTGTTTTCCATTATATCTTAATTAATCTGCTTCCAGTTATTGGTTCTTCAAATCCCAAGTAAAATTATTCCTGTACACAAATAATGGCGTTTTGACCAAGGTCAAAACACCAAAGTTAGCGGATCCGCCAAAAATTGGCGGATCCGCtattaaccaaacatgcccaatattatattagtaatttagtCCTATAAAGTATAACACTAAGGCAACAGGGAATATTTACATCTTTTACCAACCCTTGTCTATGGAGCATTGACCACAATTTTTTGGTATGTCTGAGGCTTGATGGGGGATGGGATTTGAACCCAGGTGTATCTACACGTTGAACCCCAGTAGCATTTACCATAATACCATAATCGGCATTCAGTATCCTTTGCTTCATCAATTAGATGTGATTTGGGATCTTTATCACCACACCATTATGTGACCTTTGTATAGAATACTGTTTGTGTTAGTGGATTACATGGCATATAGTATTCAACAGGGTATGTAGGGGCATTATGACATGACTTTAGTACTGGAGTAGTGGAGATTGGTTACACTACTGGTAACATAGAAGTGGTTAGTAAGTAATGTTGGCGGAGGGATTGCTTTGCATCTCATTTATAGGTAAAATTAAGTAGATGAGATCCAAATCCCAGGAAATTTCATAAGGTTATTTATGATCGGACCAAGTTACACTCTTCATAATTTCTTGTACTTCCGCttatttttgttgaaattaCACACTTAGCCTGGACCATTAGATGGAACTGTAACAAAATTATCCAACAGTGTCTTTAGAAATTTCGAACCAATTTGGGAAGGTGCTCCCACAATCATTTGTATATAAAGTGCATTCATTTGCCTGGTTTCAGTCAGTAATGACTGTATGAGTTTCGGGGAAAAGTTATTAGTGTCAATTGTCAATCTGAGGTTTGATTCTTGTTAATTTTGATGTGGTTTAGTTTCATTCTAACATGTATATTCTGTCTTGCTGTGAGCAGAGGACACGGAAAATATTGTCGGCAAAGATAGAACAACTGAACACTGCTATAGACAGTATGTCCTCTCAACTTAATACTAAAGATGCTCCGAATGGTATTGCAGTTAACCCAGATGAACTAGAAGCTTccatttaatttacaaaattcgATTTGCAGTTGGAAAATCCTGGTTTGTTCTTATTCCTTCTAAACTATTGTATCCCATAGCACCCATGTATTCAGCAAAAGACTTtcatcatatattcataaaagCTGCTACCAAACAATTTGCATTTGTGCAGGCAAAATTTCAACTATGATTTCTGCAACATGCCGCTTGCTCACTAGTAAAATTCACATAAtaaaatttggcttagaagTGTAACCAAGTTGAGTTCAAACCTCTATTTGACTTGAAATCTGTATATAAGTGCAAATGAGTGTTGAAATAGTTGGATTTTGTTTAACTAGTTTCTCACAGTAGATCTCAATAGTAATTGTTAATCAAATTGAATCTAAGTATTTATTAAGTCAAATTTGAACACCATTTATGTCTTTAGGCTCAtgcatttgatttgattttgttttatatatgttGGAGTTTTGCCCTTGGATCAAATTAGCTTGACAAGTTTAGCCACCACAAAATAAGAAGGTTATACAATATCAACTTGAATCTAAGTATGTATCTATTGAGTCAAATTTATGTGTTTAAGCTCAtgcttttgatttgatttgatttatatatgttgtagtTATACCCTTGGATTGAACTAGCTAGCTTGATAAGTTTTGCCAATCTAAAACAAGAATGCTATATACTAAGTCAAACTTGAACAACTTTGATGTGTTTAAACTCTtgcatttgatttgatttgttttatatatgttGGAGTTATGCTGTTGGATCTATCTAGCCCGGCAAGTTTAACCAACTCAATATGGAGGTTATACATTGCTGACTTGAAtctaagtatttatttattcaaatttgaGCAACATTTACTTGTTTAAGTCTTTGCAATTGATCTCATTTCTTTTAGTAAAATGCTTCTCTCCCTTACAAAATCCACCCCATTTTTACATCATGGAGTGGCAAAATATAGTGACTTTTATAAGGGCTTCTAACATAGTTTTTTATTTCATATATGGTGGAGTTGTATCTTCAGATCTAACTAATCCTACAAATTTAGCCAACCAAAGAAAGAAGATTTGACCCAAAGCAATTAAGACAACCTTATTTTGGGTGGCTAGCAACTAGACATTAATACTATTTATTTATCATACCAGTCCCACATTCACACCATAAAAGGGAGGCCAGCTTGGAGAACAAACCATTTCACATAATaatatcacacacacacatatattacaATAGTTTCCCCTCTCTCttcccaaaagattgaatctccAACCTCAAGGGCTACTCACGCCTTGGCTCGATAGACCAtctgagaggatgtaaatcattgTAACTCAGTTGAACACAGAGGCTAGATCTTTGCTTACTGCAAACTCAAATTTCACGTAAAATATCAAATTCAATCAcactatttctttatttctatttattagACATGTCGGCTTGAAACAAGCAAGTTACACAAAGGAATGAGAGTTATAAACACTCAAAATcgtattattaaattataataatgtgcTTAGCAATTAGCAtgatagaaattttattttaaactgTTAATCTAAACTCTAGATATACAAAAGCAATAAAGGGGGCTTTATGCCTTTATTTAAGCCTTTAATTCCTCTTTTACTTTTGCATCACTTTGACCCTCAAATTCATAGAAGATTCTCAATGAGGATGATTTTGTCAATCTTTTTTTGTGTGTTGTGGGCATTGAACTTCCTTTATTTACTCTATGGTTGTAATGATTCCCTATCCATTTGTTCATACCATTCTTTtgactcaaaatttttaatatttagtttcTTTAGAAGATTCTCGACGACTATGATTGCAGTAGAGCTTCACccttattttgtttttggttttggcTTAAATGgatttcctcttcttctttatcAAGAaagtaattaaagaaaaagatggCTACTTAACTTTACCCTCTTTTCCAAAGTGAACTCAAATGCACCAAGTTCCTTGCCAGTTTTGATCACACCCCACACGTGGCTTTGCCTTATGAAACAAAGTGAGTAATACTATTAATGTAAAATCATTATTGCGTGGATCATACtttaataatgtacatttagtatacaaataatgtacttttagtatattaaaaatgtatattatatttacgaaaaatacattatttaaacactaaaaatatattattttgtataatgtatagtACAttcagtactaaaaaaatatacttttagtatattaaaaatgtaatttttaatggTTCATATAGCACtacgtggaccacggtccacacaataatttcccAGTAGCGTAATGTGGGTCAACCACTTAAAGAAGTGAGGGTGTGTTTTTTCTTGTCTTAACAAAATCACAACACATAACGGGAATAATATTTTCCGGGAGTATTTTTCGAGCAACTTAGATTGATATTTTGATAGCGCTTTTAAAGAAGGTGAGGTCCTACACCAGTTGTTTTCTTCAACGAACTCTCATCTCTTCCTTCATTCACCCATGTCcttatcttcttctccttttttttttttccttttttttttaaattttaatattttggtgCGTAATGTTGTGACATGAGCACTTAGGAAGAGGAAAAAGGAGTTCCATATGAAAATTAGCTAGGGTTTAAAGTTGTGACATGAAAACATTGGGGCAAGGATTTCACCTAATAAAGCtaaagaaaatgacttccattTGAAAACTGGGAAAGAAGACAAGCAATAAAAGCCCCATGCTTATGACTTAAAGACACAACTGCTTTATCTTTGTGAATAATGTCACCATAACCTTATGCCATATCACTTGTCTTTTTTGTTCTTCTGTAAAACCACACCCCACACCCAACCACTCCCTGATCCTTTagaaaaagaataaaacaatttaaatttatttcccAATTACTCATTATTTGTTGTATTTATTCTCGTCACACTCTTCACAATATCTTATTGACCagttaaaatgtataaaaatattttcatgacAATACTAACGCATGTTATTCAAACCATATCAAAAGTATTCGCCACTTCAACTAAAATGTTTAAATAATGCTAATGAGTGAGATTAGAAACCAAGACCTATTGTTTGGTAGTATTTAGTAATTATATACGGGAAaagtgtatttttagtatttcaaTTGTTCTTTGTTAGTTGTTTTAGTCCGTAATTATTTGTCGatgcaatatacatttaaaaaattactattttaatcTTTAGAACaataaaactattaaactctattaaaattgcCAAAGGTCTTGTGGTTGAGTGGCATAGCTGTGGCTTCACAAATGAGAGCTCTCAGGTTTGAACCCTAGTGTGGGGGCATTAATTCTTTGTACTAATTTTATTTAGTACATGGGGATTTCAGtagtttttaatgtttattctttagttataatttgtttaattttgatatttcgtttgtaaataaaaaaaacttgattttaATGGATTCGTGTAGGAAAGTTAGGGATGATGTACCACAATTAAAGATACAAAAATTTAGAGAAGGTTCTCAATTCTTTACTCtgtattttgtatataaaatacaaaaattgaaaaaaataatagataataaagataataaacttttaaaatactCATATCTAAGTAAAACTTTAATAtagtttaatatttttgttcatctaacaattgaaattgcaatttttttgaagagttttgaAATATATTGTAACAATAAACCATTAGGAATTAAAACACCTTGCAAAAATAATTCATGAACgactaaaaatgcatttttcacTATATATAATTGGGCATATCAACGGTGGCCTGTCCTAGGTAGATTGTTCAACTTTATTATGAGAAAGTCAACCCTTGGGCATAGAGGGGCATCTTACAGCAGTTGCAAGAAGTCAACAGGGGTGTTGCTCCACAATTTGGAATTTATTTTTctgtctttttgtttttgttcacTTTATTAATTTCCATCTTTTTTGTTGAATATTCTGTTGGAGATATATATGAACACTGTGACTTTGGTTTTGAGTGGTCACCTTTCTATAATGCACTTCACTTTGACTAGTATTGCAACAGTATTGTGTTTTACAATGTTAGATTACTCATTATTCCATTCACAATATACTTTTTTATAGACTAATTTTAAGCTTTCAGAACTTCTGTTCAAGGACGCTGAATGAGATAAATCGCGAGTTACCTAATTAATCATCAGTTTTCACTCCTTCATGTACATTGTGCACTTTGCGCACAAGAAATCTTTATTACATCTGATTAATTTGTTGAGTTTGGGTCTCCAATGCACAATGTATTATTTTACTTTGATTGAGTCTCTGTATATGTGTCCTTACAAACAATAATGACATGCAATTGTTTCCTTAAAATTGAACAATCTTTGTCTGAAATATATGTATCTTTGCATGTATCTAATGTTGGTGCTTTTCTTTTGCAGattatataattgtttttaaaatttgctACAATAAGAGTTTAGAtcgaatattattttgaaacatttttcaatatatattacTCTATTTATAATATTCGAACTTAAAATATTATGAAGGagacatatatgatatattttgtattataaattttatagaaTTGATCATTCAGGTTAAGATATGATTAAAGAGAAATTTGATTCAAACATTGTAATCAAATGAGcttttatgattttgattctactTATGCCTAATTTATGGAGTTTCTATATAaagtgttatttaaaaaaaaattgtactttttgagacattattgtacttttattttacatttaaaaaaatgaaggtaaagaatcctatatatatttgtaaagtGGGACATAGAACATCATGAATTCCACATATAATTGAATTGCCCTATTAATAATTCATGAAAATGATGTGTGTATGTGAAGAAGATTGGGTAACCGCTGGTTTTGTGGTGCTCATTCATCTTCGAATCTCATTTTTATAatgcttttaagttttaaccctctctctatatatataatgtataacaTTTTAAGAACAATGTACATATCTATTAACATTAAAAATGGGATAAAAATTATGGatacaaaatataatgtataacaTTTTAAGAACAATATACATATCTATTAACACTAAGAATGGGATAAAAAATTATGGATACAATTTGAATTTACATATACGACGTTTTTATATAaagatataataatttttttttaattttatatgtttcaaacttgaaggcatgttgttttcataaaatcataacaaaaattATGTGAAAATAATTTGAGATGAGAATGATTAGTCAATCTAATTAACATTCTCCTCATGGACCACTTATTGagcaattattacaattttgattattaataATCGTGCGATTACGATGCACCCCAAAATATGCATGTGATTAGGTGCAGCTGTAATTTgctaattattttcttttatatatatatatatatatatatatatatatatatatatatatatatatattaccgcgaaatatattaatatcataaGATCGATAttgtaaattttgtaatatattgtaaaataagTACGTGTTTGATATATCACAAGATCATGGAAATCATAATACAGTAACTCAGTTTAATATCGTCGTTGGTGAAACTGGATTCTGAAT
This portion of the Ipomoea triloba cultivar NCNSP0323 chromosome 5, ASM357664v1 genome encodes:
- the LOC116020740 gene encoding uncharacterized protein LOC116020740 is translated as MNSSISLRAPQNQFLYGTRLMQAEQCLSSSRVVFIPTSQQRAKPLKFRSLAVKASVDGGRSNGAASFVGGFVLGGIIAGALGCIYAPQISKVLAGAEIPDKKDLMRKLPKFIYDEEKALERTRKILSAKIEQLNTAIDSMSSQLNTKDAPNGIAVNPDELEASI